The genomic interval AGAACACAGAATAGCGAGTGAGAAGCGAAGAAGATAGTGGCGTGACTTGAAATTGGAAGCAAGTGTTTGAATCTTTGATTGGACGattgaaagataaatttatctctcttttttcctATATCAGGGGGTAAGTTGGTAGCGTCATCTTCTACGTTCCTACtagtattaattttgattttatcctCTCGTTAGCTATAATTTGAGATACCCACTTGTTGAGAGTAATAGACGTTAAAATGTTAATGTAAActataattgataaaagtCTTGATGTTATGAACCTTTAACTTTATCTAGAAAAGAATTTGTGTTGTAATCTCATTACTTATATAGTAAAAGGTTATATCAAACAATGATTCCATGGTTTTTATCGATTTGGATTTTTCATGTAAAAATCATGTGTCTCTTATGGTTAGTTTACTACTTTAAATTGTGTTGGTTTAATTTctgcttatttatttgtggtatACATCTAGTTTAATACACAAAGAGGGAAATAGTTAGTTTCAACTTGACTTGCAATTGCTTGTGTGAGTTACTTTCCCAACAAAGTGGTAATAGAGCTTTTGgttgtgtgtttttattacttatgTAGATTGAAATGAAGGAATCCACGacttatatgaattaattaaggtCATGGAATTATGGCATCCGGAAGTCTAAAATGGAGGATTTGGTGTATGTGAAAGGCATACGTGTACTCATTGGAGGTGAAGATGCAATTGAACCAGAAGGTCATGGATTGGTTAAAGTGTGCACCACCATGTAGCGAAGGAAACCAATTGCTAATGTCTTTTGGAAGAAATTGGAAATAATTTATGAGCCATTGACAATGTAGAATAAAGTCAATATGATAAAAAGGCCGGTTAAATTTGCAATACAAAAGGGGTGCAATATAATTGAATACACTAGTGAGTCTCAAGGGTTGGTTGATTAGTTGACTAcgatgaaaattattttagatgaTGACTTACAAGAATTGTTGTTGCTTTGTCCTTTGCTTCATAGTTGGGAGTCATTAGCGATGTCAATGAATAATTCAGCATCGAATGAGAAATTAACTTTGGATATAGTTACAAATGAGATACGTAATGAATAATCTAGAAGAAAGAGTACTAAAGTAGTTTCCTTTGACTCAGATGCACTTGttttaaaaaagcaaaaacgaTAGAGGAGAAGCCAAAGTTGAAATTATTCTCAACAAAACAATGATAACTCTAGAGGAAGATCCAAGTCCCAAAGTAAAAACCTCATGACTTGCATTCGTTACTTTATTGCTTAGCTGGAAAGATAAACAGAGTggcttttaaaagtttttcacTATCTAGAAAGTCATAAATACTTGATTTGATTCATACTCATGTTTATATAAAGTAGACCAATAGGAGGGGAACTGTGTTTTGTGGCTTTTATTGATAACTACTCTAAAAAAAACATGGCTTTTGTTGTAAAATCTAAAGATCATGTGTTGGATATAAGTTTAAGTTCTTCCATGCTTATATTGAGAGAGGGACAATAAGAAAGTTGAAATGTGTCAGGATATTATGGTGTTAAATTCTTCCATACTTATGTTTAAGTTCTTGCTTATATTTAAGTTCAATTCTCTTAGGACTCTTTTGTACAAGGATTATACGCAAAGAAAATTTCAGATCGATTTAGGGTTTATACAAAACAAACCTttgcaagaaaaaattatacgAACCAAATAACGACCGTCTTTGTTAGTATATTGTTTAATTGAAATATCAATCTCAAAAAGCAACTAATTCCTCTTCATCGATGGAGTACTTATGTGGAGAGTTTCTAAAGAAACCAGAGAGTATGAGTTACGTTTTGGTGGATTTGTAACTTGATAAATTGAGGATCGGAGATTAAAGCAGGCCACGACTTGGGAAGACACCTGAATCGACACAAAGACTTCATTGGCAGTCCTAACAGtgtctcaaaaataattttatgggGAAGAGTCTTATTgttctcaaaagaaataacaTTCTTGTTGTGAATGCAAGTAAAACCAGAGGCGGCTGAGTAAGTTTACCTTTGTTAATTAGTTATCGATTTTATTTAGggttgttttaaattttatttccttatttttttatgttattgggtttcttattaaatttggaattcttattatgaatttttttccttgtagCTTTAATATTCTCTTAATGAATTCGAGTAAAAAGATTAACTATTTTGTCTCAGCAAAAGCTCATCTTATTCTGTCGACTTGGCATTAGAGCTTTGATTTAGTGTAGTTTGCTTACTCATAGTCGAGAGTAAGCACAGCTAGGTATTTGACAATAGTTTGTCCCTCTTAATTTGGTgtaattttcttcttgtctctttattgatgtagtacttttcgattaaaaagaaaaaaacaaaaacaaaaagtgggGTATTTACGATTTGAGACGATAATCACGGCTCCATGCAAATATACTTCTCAACAAATTGATTGCGCATAATTAGAGGCAAGAATTTGGACATGgcttaaagaatttaattagcttttataAGCTGGAACTGTGATCAGGAATGAAGAATTGGCAtgcaaaatttgatttcattgttcattatcaattttgaaaagagACAACATGGGGATGGACTAGTTCAATAGATCAACAATCCCTAGATTCAATAACACTAAACATGCAGAAATCAATCAGGTCATGACCTAACAAATGTGCTGCCCACGATTTTAATCGAAATTAAGGAAGAGTTAAATTACAATATAGagcataaataattaaataaatactggTCGGTTCAATTCGAGCTACCTTCGACTCAATGTTGAAATTGTTATACCTCTAATTGGGTGAGACAAGGCTCTCCACATAAACACACGCAGAGTTCCAATTTGGAACATCGGCAACAGCAACATCTTCAGACCCTTCATTGTTACAATCACATACCAGTAAATTCTTCCTATTTATCACTAACAACTTTGTGCTATTCTTCCAGAGGCATAATGGCCACACATTATTTGGATCTTGATGAATAAAAACCCTAGTCCAAGATTCCTTAACTCCATATTCTTTCATTATCCAATgctctttcatttttcctttaaaaaattgCAAACAAAGGCAATCTCCAAGAACTCCAGTTCCAAAAAATCTAAAGCTTGTAGAAGCATCAGGCAAAGGAAATTCTTTGAACCTCTCTTCAACCAAATCAAAAGCAGCAAGCACGAAATCACCACCATGTTTCTGCAACCGCCAATGTAAAGCTCCATTTGTTAATGTCCCTGGAACATTGATTAGTGGACGCGTGTAACCTGAAGCTAGAACCCTTCTCCAAGAATTCATCCGTAGAGAAAATATAGCCACAGACATATTTGGTTTTAATCCAAAACTAACTTTGATGAACTTGCAATCTTCAGCAGTACAACCAAACCCATATAAATCATCAGAAGAACGAGGAAAGGGCTCAAACGGAACGTCTGGTATTCTCTTGGACTCTCTCGTCAAAGGATTGAgcacaaagaaaattttgggtttaggGGTTGTGCACACCAAGCCATTGCAAGAACCAACAATGCGAGCCAAATAACCACTACCGTCTCTGTTAGCATCTTGTTCGAGTGGAAAATCAAGCTCTACagaaactaatttttcttcatctaTAGAGTAATTATATGCAGAGTTTCCGGAGAGATTAGAGAGTATTAGGTTACGCCTCTTGTTTCGGTGGAGTTGTAGCATGACAAATTGAGGATCGGAGATTAAAGCAAGCCATGAACTGGAAACGCACTTGAATCGACATAATGACTTCACTGGCAGTCTTAACAGTATCTCAAATATGATTTCATGTGGAATAGTCTTATTGTTTTCAGAAGAAACTGACATTCTTGACGTGATTGTATGTAACCTTTGCAATTAGTTCTTGATTTTATGTTACCTAAATATCATTAGGGATTTGTTAAAATTCTATTAGATTTAGGATTGTccctttcttatttttttttccttttatgatatttgggtttcttatttaatttagtatttCTTATTAGGGAAAAGGACATTCAACCCCCCAACGTTTAGGAAAAGAGACAAAAAACCCCTTAACGTTTCAAAAATGACTTATAACCCCCTTTTCGTTAATAAACACCGTTTGTTTTaacagtaatttttttttaatttttaattactattatacccttataataaatataaattaatatattgatttgagACATGtcacaattaatatttttttaaaactaaaaattgagatacaattacatttttaccCAAATTATTTGCTATAAATTATACCTTTCTAATGATCAAACCTTTCATATGTgattattactaataaaacGAAATTTGATTAAACCCTTTTTCTTTGAGGAATCAAAaccatattattattgttagaaaggtataatttatagtaaataattttggcaaaaaaataattgtatctcaattttaagcttttaaaaaattattaattgtgattatctcaaattaatatattaatttttttattataagggtataatagtaattaaaaattaaaaataaatttactattaaaacaAACGGTGTTTGTTAACGGAAAAGGGGTTATAAGTCCTTTTTGAAACGTTGAGAGGTTTTTTGTCCATTTTCCTAAACGTTGGGGGGTTGAATGTCCTTTTCCCttcttattatgaatttgttgcTTTGCAGTTAcgatcaaataatattaataatagttataataaagcagtctttttaaaaaattgaagtatgATCTCCTCCAAGCGATCAACTGTTTTTTCtactattttcttcttcttcttcttcttcttttgtttaatagAAAACCCTACGGCCATATCAACTTGGTATCAAAGCTTTGATCCAGTTGCTTACTCATAATTAAGTTAGAAAATTGTTGCGTATTTGTGATTAAGTACAATTAATACTTCATGGCTTCTACAAATGGATCAAGATCTTCTCCTCATCTAATCTTTCTTTTGAGCAAACTTTATTAACGTAATTagtggttaataaattaaaaaaaaaagtagttaAATCCTAATTATACACTAGCACTAAAATACATTGGCAAAATATCTGTAAAAGATTAGCATAGCTCAGACTAAGAGAGGATTCTAATCCCCTGCGAAGATACTTTCCAACAAATTGATTGCAGTAGTTAGAGGCAAGAATTAGGGTAAagcttaaagaaaaatttggtAAAGAGTTTgctaaataaaagaaaagaaattatcctTTACGAGGAACTCTAGAATATATTAGAGGTAGTATACAATTGATTAATGCATGTAGAcatgtgtaattaaatttaatataaccaaCCAACAAACGCGTAAATCAGCTAGCATGGGGTTGTTCTAACTTAGTGCTtgtttggtatggcttatttaatggttataagtacttatttaattttataagctcttatcataatttttgttgttgtttggttgtttttctaatagagcttttgaaacttaaataagatattttacctctactagcaaaaactcaaattttggacttttaagagtagaggttgaaaagctttttttaaatgtcaaaatatctaaaatatcatctacttatttgaaaatcttatttattatttttataatataactttaaaaaaacctacatattaaagtaatttcataaatttttaataaaagttcttattgacaaccaaacaactaaactttttttagtaaaaactctatttaaaTAAGCTTTACTTGAAAAGTTGTACCAAACGAAACCTTAACCAAAGTTCTCGGTTCGAAGCTTGGGAATGCAGCTGCGTTAAATACTTGTTGAGAGAGCTTTGCCGCCCTAATGGTCATGCCTAGTTCAAATCTGGATTAATTGGGGCCCAATGTGGTCTTCGGATACCAGATGGTTTAATAcaccaaaaatttaatataaccacCACTCTTGTATAGTATCtttctaaaataaatggaCATATATCATAATATCATTTGCTTATTATATGATTGATAGGGTACCTCtaatgtattctaaaatttcctGTCCTTTACACCCTATAAAGCGTAATAGTGTGATAACTCATATCTTAATGCCTTGTCAGCTTCCCTCCCATGTCAGCGCAGCTCAGCATACCCGTCACGTTAGAACACCAGCCACATCAGCAAATTCATGAATACTTGATTATAAAACCTCTTAAAACCTCATTAGAGTTGAATTTCTAAGCACAATATTACTAAAATGAAACAGATTGTACAGTTGTGATATCACGAAAGGAAGGACATGATCCCGAAATTTGCCCACCACATAACTCGTGATCTTGATTAAAGGGTTAATAGGATGGTACGTGCCAAATAACTGGTGATCTTGGGAGCTCTACAGCATCGCTGATTGAACGAGTAAAAGCggatatatatgtatatgtctATGTATACAGCACCGCCAAACAGATTGTACAATCGAACGAGTAAAAGCggatatatatgtatatgtatatgtctatgtgaatttttttttattattatcatcatcgtcatcatcatcttgAAAGTTCAAATTATTGTAGGCTTTCCAAATGTAATAAGAAATAGGAATGCCAAAAATGAGCCAACTCTAAAATGATCCTTTCGGAAACAATTGATTGTCATAACAAATCCAAAGTACCAGATTTTGGCAAACCATTAGAATTAGCTAATCCAATGCCAAAGAATTTGTGTGAAAAAAAGGTTAAGTGAAAGTCTTCAGAAttctttaaattgaaattaagataTGTATCTCGCAACTCACTTGGACATGCTCAATGATTGAGTGCAAATatcattaatcaattaatgttACCTTTTGTCATGAATTAATGTTAGACcaccttaaaaattactcacgttaattttatttttttaacaaatgttAAAAATTGGTTGGCTGTTTCTCCAAAAAATACGGACATGTACGACGTTTTTCCCTCCAAAATAACAGAGAACACATTTAGGTTGGTTGGCTATAATTTTAAGCACTGGGGATTGTAGTGATATTTTCCAAGAACAAACTAACTTCTTTTCCCTCCAAATTAACTGAACCAGTTGCCTAACTAATAGACTTCTCTCATCTCTCATCTCTCATCTCTCATCTCTCATCTCTCTTActggcttcttcttcttcacaatATCTCACCTCTCTCTACTCCCATTCTTTCTCAGAAAAATCACATTGTTGTTTGGTACGTATTATTGCTTCTTGAAAATCTCTCACAGCTCTTAAACTCTCATTCTTTCTCAGAAAGATCACATTGCTGTTTGGTTatgtatta from Citrus sinensis cultivar Valencia sweet orange chromosome 9, DVS_A1.0, whole genome shotgun sequence carries:
- the LOC102607939 gene encoding F-box/kelch-repeat protein At3g06240-like, producing MSVSSENNKTIPHEIIFEILLRLPVKSLCRFKCVSSSWLALISDPQFVMLQLHRNKRRNLILSNLSGNSAYNYSIDEEKLVSVELDFPLEQDANRDGSGYLARIVGSCNGLVCTTPKPKIFFVLNPLTRESKRIPDVPFEPFPRSSDDLYGFGCTAEDCKFIKVSFGLKPNMSVAIFSLRMNSWRRVLASGYTRPLINVPGTLTNGALHWRLQKHGGDFVLAAFDLVEERFKEFPLPDASTSFRFFGTGVLGDCLCLQFFKGKMKEHWIMKEYGVKESWTRVFIHQDPNNVWPLCLWKNSTKLLVINRKNLLVCDCNNEGSEDVAVADVPNWNSACVYVESLVSPN